attcaacagggacataggcaaaaattggtttacaaacagggtggtggatgagtggaataggcttagcagtcatgtggtgagtgccaatacaattgtcacattcaaaaatagataagataaatccatggacagcgatattaggtggggttagatgcacgggagctacacgggagcttaggttcagaggagctgcctcgtacaggcctaccggcctcttgcagactcctatgttcttatgttcttatgttaagtaATGGCTGGTATGTGCACGCATACCGTACCTTTTGTTGTTTCATCAGTGCAGATTAGTATCACCGGATGcttggaaaaaacaaagaaaaagtaacAAAACACCGAGGTGCCCAAACGTGATGTGTGTTAAAAAATATTATCACAAATTAGAAAAATGGTTAATTGGATAGAATTGAACATCATGTTAGAGCGCGTCTTTTTATTTCACAACAATGAAGAAACTTGAGTAAGTTTGTTACGGTCGTTCAAAGACAGATAAACTGGATATGAGCGAGACGACGCCACACATCACCGTTGGTGTTTTGAAAAACAGTCAGTCATGAAGCGGTAAACATGGCAATGAACCTTACGGGTAAAGGTGACTGTGTCTCGCTGCCTAGGCGGAGGACACAACCGGTGCAGGAAAACTCAGCGGCAGCGACGTTCCAGCCCGGTGCGTTGTGAATCAGGATGTAATGTTGAAGTTAAACACACATGTGTTGTGTAACTTAACGTAATGACAAGTAAAACATTAGCAGTGTAGTAATACTATAGAGGTTAATTTCCCTAAAGGATACTCTTCATATAATATATGTTAGAGATTATGGTCACAACCTAAATTAATATAAGTTCCATTCTCCTATCATAATTTTCCTTGAAATGAGGACTATTGACACAAAATTATATACTACCCAACTCCTTAAGGATAACTGAGACCATCCTTGTCCACATTTGCAGACAGCAGAGTTTTACAAGAATAGCTCTACGTATGATGAAGATTTTAGGGGGCAGGTGGGGCCGCATGCGTTACAGCTCTTGTTTGTTGTTCAGGTAGGGACACTCGCTGCCCTGGTGGGTGGGCTGGAAGAGGCGCACGTCGACGCCGTTGCTTGCGAAAACTTGGTGGACGTGACTGAGGGTCGCCTGATTGAGGGTCAGGGCGCGGGAGACGATCCACGCGTACTGGGACTGTGGGTAACGGGAGGGTTATGCgggtgagggtgtgggggagtaaataagagagagagagagagagagagagagagagagagagagagagagagagagagagagagagagagagagagagagagagagagagagagagagagagagagagagagagagagagagagagagagagagagagagagagagaaccaaaataACTGCAACTCAACAAGAAAGAAACATCCTTCTTATCACACTTTTCATCTCACAGAAATGGAGGTCATATTAAAAACAACACGCTTCACACACCTAAGAGTTTTTTTTAAGTATCATCTCTGAGACGCAACATATATATCCAGGGTCACACTCTCAACGCCAGCCAGGCATGTTACTTGTCTCAGACCTCACCCATGAACCCCCGGACTGAGTACTTACGCGAAGCTCCCCCATCTGCTCGCATTTGTACACGGCGGAGAAGGTGGTGTAGTCTGTGTCCAGGACGTAGAAGGTCTCCGGTATGTCTGTGTAACCAGCGGAGACAATGGCGTTTGTATTACAGGTAaatttggagagaaaaaaaatgtatactagtTCTAGTTTTCCCCGCTCCTGAAGAATTCTTAGTCGTTTTTAGATGTAAGTTTGATTATGATGCAATATCTACgaaaaatgaagacagaaaaaagatgTTCTCATGTCGATACTCACATCCTTCATAGGCGACCAGCAGCGCACCGGGTTCCTCTACCGTCACCGTCCCCACGGCGGTGAACGGCCCCTGGCTGATGCGCCCCACGTTGTGCACCTCCATCACACCGTCACCTGAAGGGGAGGTTAAGGAAAAGCTTAATACGGACTCTTTGATACAAAACAATTATACTGAGTTCGTTCTGGTATAATGACATGTTGAGGTTACACGTAAACACTCCACCTCTTTAAAGCCTGTTGACCTTTTCCGTTCCTGCTTCAGTCACTTACCCAGGTCGGAGTAGACAGACTGTGTACAGTCCATTCCCTCTTCGAAGATCATATTAAACCGCTCGATCTCATACCAGGCTCCCAGATACTGAAACAAGGCACAGGAGTATACAGTTAGCGTGAAACTACTTATATCTTAGATGAAAAACCAACTACGTCTGAATGAATATTTTTCAATGCCCACCATTTTTTTATGTAGATGCATAAATCTTGTGTAAATAAATTAATTCGTCAAGGAATTGAACATATATATCCTAATAAAAAGAATGCTgatcatataaaaaaaaggtatagatgGCACATAAAAGAAGCATTCAACCTTACTTGCTTTTCCTCTATTAAAAGGGTGACAGTCATTATAATCAGATATGGAATGAGCTCAGTACCTATTTTCACTCTAACATCACAAACGCCCATATCAAAATATACAttcacagtaaaggaaagggagagttgggGTCATACGCTATAGCCTCGGTGTCCCCATGCTCTCCCAGGCTGCTCCCCGTTCCCGGTCTCATtcgtccttgagcctgtggtgggtgggaACCCGTTCATTACTCCGGAACACAAATCAAATATGACAACCGAGTTAGCACAATTCACCACCCCTCACGTACCCATTCATCGGCCAGCCCGAAAGAAAAGGTGAACAGCTGAGTGGACTGCAAGCCGTCCGCCCtaaccgggattcgaacccgggcctgccgATTCGTAGCTAGGGGTACTAACCATTGCACAACGGAGACACTGCGCAATACAGTAAAGACGACCATCCGTGTCACGCCTGTACTCACGGCGGCGGGGTCGAAGTCCTCCTTGGGGGTAATGGATGGACACTCGCCGACGCTCACGATGCCCGAAGGGAATTTTTCTCCGTCCTTCGCTTGACTCTGAGCCACTGCCGCCACCGCGAGAAGGGTCACCAGCATCGCCTTCATTGTTCACTCTGGAAGGAGACACACTGttttagagagagaagaaaagaaaaataattcaaTAAGTATATATACTAGTGATCGTTGCGTTTACGATGGTCTTGGATAAGATTGTCAATAGGTGAGAATATTTTTTGATGGCTTCTCGGGATTATTCTCGCACCACGGAGTCACCGCCCGTCCACTGTTATGTCCTGCGTCAGTCAGTCGGGAGTCAGACTATCTCATCGGCTAGCTGCCTGCTCAGTGCCTCCCCTCCCCGCGGGCAACAACGACACACTGTTGCTAATTCATTTGTCCTTGCAACGCTGCCTTGATGTCCCAGAGGGTGCACTGcgtcatattattatttttttgctaccCCAGCCATGGCTGGCAGTGCGATACTGTACGGAATTTTTACCATACTTCGTTCCTGAAAAAATACCGTACCGTAATTTCGTACCGTACCCCAAGCTCTTTTTCCGTACCGTACAGTACGGTAAGAATACCGTACCGTAATTCCGTACCATTATTGTACCAttaggaaaatatatgtacataaaaaaaatatttgtgaaaaaataattaaggaacGTCAATAAATTTGAAAAGGCACATTTACAAAGTGACTATACATGTATCAGGCCTCCTAAATATAGACTACCAGGCTATATTTAGaagaaagtagataaaaaaacaaataaataaaaataaaaatcttagGATGATCACTTGCTTTAAGCCTGTGGTACGGTACGGTTCGgaattttcctatattttccgtACCTACGTCATACCGTACCGTGCATTTGGAAAAATATCGTACCGTAATTCCGTACCGTTCTTTTATCAAAATTCAACCGTACAGTACCGTATTCCGTACCGTATCCCGTACCGTAGTGCCAGCCTTGACCCCAGCTCACGATACTGTTTTCGGAGGTTAGGTTTCAGATATTTTCGACTTAAGCGTTGGGAGGACGAGTCGTGGCCTGTTGACTGATACCGGTGACCATGGATTACTATGGCTGATTGCCGTTCCCGAGGAGTACACTCTAGAGTCTAGAGTCCTTGGCCGTGCCattatgtgtgtgcgtgagtggcCTCATTATTGTCAGGCCAACGCTATGACGTCACAGGCTTAGTGCGCACGCACGAACCTTGGTAAATAAATTATGTCGAGGGAAGAGTTAGCTTGGAGTGCCAGACTTTGCAGGCTGATATAAACTAATTTCCAAACTCATTGACAACACATACTCGACCAGTGTGCATTCCTGCGATCCTCAAGCACATCGGGCTACATCTGAGGGGTTCTGAGAGTCCGTAATTCAGGTTGAAGGAGGTCGTGGAGCAAGATCCATTCGATCGGTAAGCTTTGTGAAACTCTTTGAAACTCTTTATTAAACTtgcagaagaaaatatataacaatataaTGTAATATTAACACATTAGCAAATAGCCCATATAAAACAAACTGTTTTTTCGGGCAAAATATGAATTAACTTTTTACGTACATTTAAATACACCAAACAAGGACAAAGactaaagaatatatatatatatatatattttatatatagatagatagatatatagatatatagatagatatatatatatatatatatatatatatatatagagagagagagagagagagagagagagagagagagagagagagagagagagagagagagagagagagagagagagagagagagagagagagagagagagagagagagagagagagagagagagagagagagagagagagagatgtagatatagatatacCTCGTCCTACTCAGGACCAATTATATGCCATGTTGGTCAAGAACACAACAGTATGCACAGTATTTAcatgggagagggaaaagaagaagaaaaataatagttcATTTATAAAAATTGAATCAGGACAGGCGCTATTTATAATAAAGATACATTGATTAATTCCTAGTACTCagctattatatattttttaaaagacTTTTAGTTATAAGAACTTGCTGTTGGCAAAAGTTTAATGTGATTAGGTACCGAATTCCATAGTTTTGGGCCTGAGTATGATAGGGAATGTTTGAAAAACGTTAGATTGTGTTGTGGTGTTTTAAGATTTTCACGAGTGCGTGTTGGATGATTGTGTTGTGGTTGTAATGCTGGGATGAGGTTATTTCTTAGAATTTTAGATATACGTATAATACCAATTTGTATTTCATTTAGGTCGAAAAGTTTTAAGATGCTGGTCTCTTTGAAAAGTGGTTGTGTGTGTTCTAAATGGTCACTCTTTGTTATAAACCTAACAATTTTCTTCTGGAAACTAAATAATGGCAGTAAGTGAGTAGGATAGGTATTGCACCATATGGCTATACAATAAATGAGGTTGGGGAGAAGGTTGCAATAATATTCCTGATCCAATATAATAATACCGTTAAAAGTATCAAATTTGACAGCAACATATTAACACAAAGATATTATGACGTTTTTCAGTTTAACTCGAACAGGTTAAACTAACGGGTGAAGATAATTCATTTCGCACTAACGACGAAAATGCTAGTGACTTTCAATTAGTTAAATTATTATACTGAGAAAGAACGCGAAATCGACGGCAACATTGGTCACGTCAATAAACAAATTAGATTTACATAACACTAGTGGGTGCAGCGGAGTAGCCTGGCACATGATCATACGACGCCAGCGTGCTTCTGAAATCTGTCACACAACCTCACCAATGCAGCGGCGCCCTTCATCGTTCCCTtcgattcctctttcttctctcttttctttcattttcgcttGCTGTGTTGTGACCATGATACACTTCATCCTCTGTTGGACGTGAATAGTTAACATACGATTATATCACTTCATTCACGGTGGACTCTGTTTGGGTCTTTATCAGGCAGAACGGTACCCTGGGAGCGTCCAGGTGAAGTTGCATCACTCTAGGATAGCAAGTGGTAGGCAGCTGCCATGCAACGCCAAGCATTTGACTGTTTTGTAAATTTTGGGGTGTTTAAAAAACCATACATTCATGGTCTCCACTTAATTTTGTGatacatcatctctcctcctttaaacctcaACTTCTCTTCCTAACAGTTACACATGTTTCTGGGGCTTCTGACAGCAATCTATTCATattcgttttatatatatatatatatatatatatatatatatatatatatatatatatatatatatatatatatatattacgtcttGCCTGTagagccggtaggctttcttcaggggcctagtggtcggcccaagcccatcatggtgcaggcagtttttatagtggcgccatttatgctaggctcatgctggcccccggaactcattcttcattcacttgaacggtttcttcttgagtccgggttgatgggtggtcttcaggacagcacgtgggtagtcttaggccactcagcggtgactgaaaaatcccaggtggtagcgcgccgattcgaaccgacgtcgtccatggcgcggtgagtGCGGGGCCAGCACGCTTCAGAAATTTCTTGTGAATGTGTTGAGTGCCAACGAATAAGCGCAGAATTTAAGGAAAATTAAAGCAACTGCATTAAGTCCATGAGCCAGAAAGGACATATAAAAACATCATTATAAATAATTCTATCAAGCATCACAGACTTGCCGGAGGGTCAATTGTGAGGAAAATACCTTGTATCAACCAAAACGGATTTTTAATAGATGAGTGATAAACAgatcgatcgatagatagatagatataagaatataaacaaatgaactAGTGGATAAATAGGTAAAAAGGTCGATAAGTTTGACATGTAAGAAGTTTATTGACATTTCAATAAATTTATGAGAATACTTTGTCAACGAGAATACATTTCACGTAACTTGCTCATCACCAGTCGTCGCCTGATTTTTCTAAATGTTTTAGTTTTACGATCCTGTCATTATTGCTTCCTGTGTTGTGATCATGATACACTTCATCAGCTGTTGGACGTGAATATTTAACTAACACATACGATTATATCACTTCACTCACGGTGGACTCTGTTTGGGTCTTTATCAGGCAGAAAGGTACCCTTGGAGCGTTCAGGTGAAGTTGCATCACTCTAGGATAGCAAGTGGAAAGTGGCAAGTGGCCATGCAACGCCAAGCATTTGACTGTTTTGTAATTTTTGGGGTGTTTAAAAATCCTATACACTTTTATCATTACAGAAGATTTAGTGTTGATTTAATCTTAAAAGAACGTATAGTCCACATATCACTGATTGTACTCTATGAAAGGCGTTGGCATCTGAACACTTACGACATATCATAAGatcataacataagaacataagaccgtaggagtctgcaagaggccggcaggcctgtacaaggcagctcctaatATAGCCCAGCCCTCCTATGTATATCGTACCTTTCATCTGCTGTTaactaataaatataaatagttcCAATCGTTGTTCCTTCCGTTATAGGCAAGATGATTATATAAATTTTGTCTCGGCGTAGCAAAAATGCACAAACGAACGATTTCCACTGAACCTTTGAGGCAACAACACGCTTGTGCACCGGTACAGGCAAACACGCTACACTAGTCAATAAACGACCGCACACATGGAAAATCACCATTCCTACGGCCAAGGGGAATAAACTAGTTATAATCAGTGAATACTTTTCGAAAAATGTCGTACGAATTCAGACGTCAGAAGGTCAGTAAAAAAGAGTTTTAATACAGTCAAATATTGATATTTTAATGAAAACATAATCCTTAAAAATAAGACAATATAAGACACAGGGAATTGTAGGCTTTAGCTCATGGTCACTGATAGACCCGGAAACGTTGCCTTGGGATTCTTGGAGGTTTACGGATGACGCTTATCGTGCACAGAGCCTTGGAAGCACTTGGAAATATAATTACAGGAAAACCGACGTCACGGGAATGCTTCTTGGAATAGGCATGAGGCTGCCTTTCCTACTCCACGTAGGGGCAATCGTCGCCCTGGTAGGTGGGCTGGAAGATTGTGACGTCGATGCCGTTGTCCACGAAGACTTGGCGGGCGTAGTCATAGGTCTCCTGATCCATGGTCGAGGTGCGAGACAGGATCCAAGCGTACTGGAACTGTGGGGTTGTGCAAGAGTGAGTAAAAGgcagccagacagacaaacagacagagagagacaaacacacaaacagacagaggggaagagaaaaaaaaaatgtcgagtGAACAGTAAATGCTGCCGGTTGTGACCAACTTGTTCAAAGTCCAACTCACACTTCGGGTAATTGCCTAGTTCTTCTTCTAACCGATGCCCCCTCAGCGGTGTCTGTACGGGTAGTCCCTCCCCTTGGCAGTACAGACTGCTCTGGCTTGTCTATTAATATTCAAACCTCTTTTCCAATTCTAGATGAGCCACACTCCCGCAAAGTATACTTGAAGTCACGTGCCAACTGGGCCGATGTCATTGCCGATTGTAGTAACATTGTCTGGCGGGACGTTTTTCAGGCTGATAGTCCAGTCGATGCCCTTAACAGTGTGTTAGTTGAGATAAGCGAAAGAAGAATTCCCTCTAAAATTATTCGTAGTCGTCGTAAGGACAAAGCCTGGTTTAATGATGACTGCAGACGAGCCCAGCGTGAAAAGCAGGTTGCCTACTGTGAATGGTCTCGACTGCGGTCACACGAGACTTGGGAGAATTATGTTAGTCTCCGTTCTGCAGCCCAGCGTATCTATTCTAATGCTGAGGATGAGTACAATGAACACCTTAAAAATGTTCTGATTGGGACCTCCCAGACACATTCATGGTGGTCAGCTCTTGAGCAGTCCCTCTTTGGTGTGGATTCAAGCCTATCTCCTCTGTCCTGCACAGATGGTTCAATCTGCCATAGTTCGAGGAATAAAGTTAATTTTTTGGCTTCTAATTTTAATTAAAAACAATGTAATGAAGTATTGGACCTGCCTCCGTCCTGTCCCCAGAATGTAGAATTAAGCGCTATTGCCTTTAAGTCATCAGAATTATTAAGATATCTTAATGACTTGGACTCATTCGGCGATTGTGATCCTTTGGGATTCTTGCCTCTGTTTTACAAAAAGACAGCGTCTCTATTGGGTCCCAAACTGGCAGTTATTTTTAGAGCTCTGTTACGTAAGGGTTCTTTTCCAGTATGCTGGCGTACTGCTTATGTTACCCCGATACCTAAGGGATCCTCACCCTCTATTCACCCCGGTGATTACAGACCCATCTCCATAACCCCGGTCTTGTCTAAGATCTTTGAGCGCTTGCTGGCCAAGCGTCTCACTCGTTTTTTTAGACACAAACAAATTATTACCTTCAAGTCAGTTTGGTTTTAGAAAAGGTCTCAGCACCTCCGACGCTCTTATCTGCATAACTCATGACATACAAGTTGCTCTTGATGCTGTTTATGAAGCTATACTAATGTCACTTGATTTTAGCTCCGCATTTGATCGTGTTAACCACAAGGCCCTTTTGTTTAAAGTCAGATCTCTTGGAATTGGAGGCCGCTTCCTTCAAGTTCTTTCCGAGTTTCTAACTGAGAGAAGGCAACGTGTGACTGTTGATGGCTGTTACAGTTCTTTTCAGTTATATCTGGTGTTCCCCAAGGTAGTGTCCTGGGACCCCTTCTTTTTAGTATTTATACATTTGACATGTGGTGTGCAATCGAGTCTAATATGGTTGCATATGCTGACGACACCTCTTTATATgcagtaattccttcccctcaggATAGACAGAGAATTGCCAATGTTCTCACTCGCGATGTGTCTAGGATTCTGTCTCGGTGTGGTCGATGGGGTATGAAGCTGAACCCGAGTAAATCCCACAGTTTGGTTCTTAGCAGGTCAaggactccctttcctcctcaccctgataTTGCGGTCAGTGGAATACCGATCCCTAATTGTTCCTCACTGAAGTTGCTCGGAGTGACCCTTGGTCCCAAACTCACTTTTGAGTTGCACCTGCGTTCACTTGCGTCGGCAGTCTCACAAAACGTTGGTTTGTTGCGTAAGTGCAGTCAGCTTTATTCCTCTGATGATGTAAAAAAATGCTCTCACTCTTTCATACTGCCTCATTTCGAGTACTGTCATtccgtttggatttctgcagctgagtctcacttaaagctgtTAGATAAAGTGTTCAAAcagattaaatttcttcttccgaatctcgagattaatcttcggcatcgtcgcttggtgggatcattgtcttatttttttcaaaattatgtcTAATATCGACCACCCATTGCACCGTCGTTTGCCTGCTCTCTCACGACCATCGCGTGCTACACGACACTCCTTGGAGCTAAATGACCGTTCCTTGTCTGTCGACCGATGTAATACATCACAATTTTCCCGGTGTTTCATCCCAGCGACCGTCAAACTGTGGAATACACTTCCTAATGCTATTATTAATTCAAGTAATTGTGAAATTTCTAAAATACATGTgaatgcctttcttctctcttagctcgctacctactagatttttctccatcttcctattctttgatttctccttcattctgtatttcccgaTATCGGTGAAGTGTCGCCCGTTGGGCCTTTTGGCTTATAACATTCGTGCTTTCCTGCGggtcaccttcattgattcatataataataataataataataataataataataataataataataataataataataataataatgctgtgACTGAGGAGGTGAGGCAAAGCGGAGCAAAGGTAGCTGGGTGAGCATTCACTACCTTCAGGTGCAGACACGAAACCGAGTAAAGAGATATAAAAGAACGCAACGTATAATTTAACAAAACTCACAAAAAAGTATTCAGTTTTCCCAAGAGGATCTACGTCCAGATATTCGTCACCTGAACAAACCTTCACCTGCCAGTATGAAGCCTAACTCTTCTTCTCACCCTGGGAAGGAGGATGACTTTCGCAGTGACATATAAATAAGGTCTGCAGTAGGTTACTTCTTCCCTTGAGTGACAACCCAGCGTCCGTGTGGCTGCTCGTACGTGTGACCATTGCATAAGAAGTCAAAACAACTGGTAATCtaactaacctaagctaacctaacttaactaacaaTTGGTAACCTAAGCTAACCCGCCCTCCATAGATCTCTTGAAGTACTTACGCGCATCTCCTCGACTTGCTCACAGTTGTACACAGCGGAGAAGGTGGTGTAGTCGGTGTCTAGGACGTGGTACTCGGAGGGGACGCCTGTAGGGGAAGCGAGGACGTATTGGGATGAGTGAGTGACAGGAATGATAAAGAATGGTAATCTCAAACGGAAAATTATAGGATGACAAAAAAAGTTACATTCAAACGAAACaacgaaacaaatgaaagaatGTAATGAATGACCATGAATGTGTGTTAGACGAAACTGCTAATGCAtgtgaaggaagagtagaaatgaAACACGGActagataatgaaggaaaacagaaaagtagTGGCAGGCCAGGGCTCGTTACTTACTTCCGGGGAATTCGACGAGCAGCACGCCTGGTTCGATGACCGTGGCCGTGCCGTAGATCTCAGTGAAAAAACCGTTGCTGCGAGCCATGTTGTGCACCTCGACCAAGCCGTCACCTGAGGGAAAAGGGCGAGGCGGGAGATAAAACATTGGAAGAGAAGGCTTaattaaagaaaatataagacCGCATTCTTCAACATCTCGGCATGCTCCTCAGTTCGCATGTTTGAAAAGCCaatcgtagaagttgctgggctttttaTGGACGGTTTCgtgatgctagtgatagttttacacgacctctgcacccaaaactataaaaaaatcacccaagaaaacccgattaatcttctctatgaccttggaaaatagtcctaatgggatcccgatacgtttaaaaaatggACCATAAAGAAGTGAAGAGGTGTGGGATAGTGGCAGAGGGAAAAGCAGGGTAGTaaagtgatggaggagagaaatgcagtaaggtaaggtaaataggTGAAGCACTgaggaagagtaaaaataaaGTGATAAAGAAGTGGGACAGGAAGGTGGAGGTAAAAGTAGACAAAGAAAAGGTGGCAGAGGgatcaaagagaaggaaataacaaGAGGGACACAAAAATGAAGTTCCGTAACGTTAAGAAATGTTGACGGGAAGTTATGTCTAAGGTTTGTTACTTTGTTGGGATGGTTTTCTTAATTCTGAATCAGTCTATCAAATCTACTATTCGTCTAGGACCGAGGAAGGGTACACGTAGGCTATACatgcacactcacactcacacacacacacacacacacacacacacacacacacctcagcgcCTTCATCCGGCACTCACCCAGGTCGGAGTAGACGGCCTTCACGCAGTCCATGTCCTTCTCGGGCGCCAACTCAAACCGCTCGATCTCGTACCAGGGGCCCAGGTACTGAAAAGAGCCCAAACGGAGTAATGTTACCCCGGATGTATTCAAAGATGAGCTTACGTATTACCATAAGCTTAACAATGCCTGGGCCTGGATGTTAGTCGGCgccagcccgtcatggcgaagGCAAGTGTTTTtctttaaagtggcgccatcttttcttggctcatgctgccccccgcggctcgttcttgattcacttggacggtttcctctagagtccgggttgatgagcgatcttcaggacagcatgtgggtagtcttaagccactcggcagtgaatgaaaaatcccaggtggtagcagcggattcgagcccgcgtcgtccatcacgcggtgaatgcggggcccacccgctaaccactcagccaccgcctactcgaTGCTTATGATTACAAAAGTATGATGTTAAAGTGGTAATTAATACTCAGGTTGTTTCGCAGGTGATAAATAACCGCCAGAATAGCAACTGCCAATAAGATGTAACTTTTCCCAATATCCACCAGTTTTATTTAGCCTGAGATAAAAGGCGTTGCGTGCTTGCAAACTAGCCGATGAAAGTCTCCTGTTAGGGTTAGGGAGCTGCATATTTGCGAAGATAGATGGAAGAGTGGAGAGGGTGAACTTCTTAAGATGTGTTACCACTAAGTACTAAAACTTATAAGAGCCTTCCTGGCTTGAACATTTGAACATAGGCCCTGACATATGACCAAATATTAATTACCAATAATTTGAAAATTAAACTGATACACAAGTTTGTGGCTAAATATAAATTACTACAATCCCTATATCACATTCTGCAAATTAGGGGAAACTCCGACCAATGTCTTTAATAAAGCAGGCGGCAGAGAAAGTATCATAATAATACTAAACCAAGTGTAGActtatcaagaaaagaaaaagtcagTTTCATTATTGTTTGGGGGAGGCACTTACGGGCACCGGGTCCAGGTCCTCCTTGTTGCTGAAGGTAGGGCATATCCCGACGCTCACGTCACGTGCTATGAGGCCCTTGGCAGCCATGGTCTGACCcactgccaccaccgccgccaggaGGATTGTTACCAATGTCACCTTCATTATTTactggggaaggaaaaaaaaatcattgagatAACATAGATCAGGCAAAAACATTCATACTGGCGCAAAGACTTTCAATGCTTAgaggacttttttgttttctgttttcattgCTCTTAAGCTGAAAGGAAGTAACGAATGACAATAATTCTCGACAGGGGATGTGGCGCCAAGTTCTCGCTGCCGTTTCCTTACCTGCTACCTTGTCGAGCTATGGAGCCTGACGCTC
Above is a window of Eriocheir sinensis breed Jianghai 21 chromosome 8, ASM2467909v1, whole genome shotgun sequence DNA encoding:
- the LOC126995495 gene encoding apolipoprotein D-like encodes the protein MKVTLVTILLAAVVAVGQTMAAKGLIARDVSVGICPTFSNKEDLDPVPYLGPWYEIERFELAPEKDMDCVKAVYSDLGDGLVEVHNMARSNGFFTEIYGTATVIEPGVLLVEFPGSVPSEYHVLDTDYTTFSAVYNCEQVEEMRFQYAWILSRTSTMDQETYDYARQVFVDNGIDVTIFQPTYQGDDCPYVE
- the LOC126995494 gene encoding apolipoprotein D-like, whose product is MKAMLVTLLAVAAVAQSQAKDGEKFPSGIVSVGECPSITPKEDFDPAAYLGAWYEIERFNMIFEEGMDCTQSVYSDLGDGVMEVHNVGRISQGPFTAVGTVTVEEPGALLVAYEGYIPETFYVLDTDYTTFSAVYKCEQMGELRSQYAWIVSRALTLNQATLSHVHQVFASNGVDVRLFQPTHQGSECPYLNNKQEL